The following DNA comes from Candidatus Angelobacter sp..
CCAGCGCGGCGCGGGGATTCGCCGTCAACTCGCTCCCCTTGCGGCTTTCGTAGTTCGTGAAAAAAATGAACCCGCGCTGGTCCACGCCCTTCAACAGGACCATGCGCACGGACGGGCAGCCATCCTTGTCCGAGGTGGCCAGTGCCATGGCGTTGGGATCAGCAGGCGCGTGGCCGAGCAGCGCCTGAAACGCTCTGTAAAGTCCGATGCCGAAGGCGCGCCAGCGGCCGCCTCCGGCGACACCCGCCGCCTGGCGGAACCATTGGTCAAACTGCCTGAGCGGGTCGGGATCCAGGTCCGCCTTTTGCAAACTGCCCGCGTTGTATTCCCGACGAAGATCAGCGATGGACATAAACGCGCGTCAAGTCTCCGAATGATGTGGTTTAACTGCCGTTGCTCGTCATCCTGCGAGCGGGTCCCCGGTGGCTGCCTTGCGCCGGCGGGAGGGATGCGCCGCGCTACTTCGCCGCCGGAATCATCCCGCTTTTTCGCGCGTAATTGAACAGGCCACCCGCATCCACCACCGGCCGCACGTCGCCCAGCGGTTTGAACGAATAGGATTTTCCAGTTGTTTTGGCCGTGACGGTGCACCTGTCGAGGTCAACCGTGACCGTATCGCCCGTTTTCAGAAGGTCGCACAGTCGGTCCACGCATTCGCACGGATACAATTCGCCGGTGGCAACCGAGTTGCGGAAAAAAATGCGCGCGAAGCTCTCGGCCAGGACAATCCGGCATCCGGCCGACCCGAGCGCAATGGGCGCGTGCTCGCGCGAGCTGCCGCAGCCGAAGTTTTTCCCGCCCACCACAATTGGATACTCGGAGTCAAGCCTGCCCTCCTTCACGAAGCGGGCCGGATAAAGGGAGTCCGGCAGGCCGGAGAGGGCGAAGCTGCCCAGCTTCTCGTATTCGTCGGGAATTGTCGGGACGAGAGTCAGATATTGGGCGGGGATGATCTGGTCGGTGTCAATATTGTCGCGCACCACGTACACCGGACCGGTAAACACTGATTGCATGAAGTGAATCTGGCGGCTGGAGGACTCGTTTTCAACCAGAATGTAGAATCAAGACAACACGCTTGTGCCGGGGTAATCAGCCGAATCGAGGTCGTCCGCCCGTGTTCCCGACGTTCCGGGGCGTTTCCACCTACGTATGCTGCCAGACTTCGATGGAGGTGTTCAGGTAGTTCTCGATCTGGTCAACGACGGTCGTCTCGTTGTATCTGGCAAGAACCTCGGCCTGCGCAGTCTCGGCCATCTGACAGCGCAGGGCGGGTTGCGCTTGCAGCTCCTGAATGCGCGCCGCCATCTCCTCGGCGTCGCCCGGAGTAAACGTCAGCGCATTCTCGCCATGTCGGAGCAGTTCGCGGGCGCCGCCGATGGCGGCCCCAATCACCGGCAGACCGCAGGCCATCGCTTCCAGGGGAACGGTCGCAAACGGTTCTTCCCATTCGACGGGATAGAGCAGGGCGTCGTGCTGGCGGTAAATGGCGGCCAGGTCCCGGTTCTGGTTCGACACTGTCAGGAATTCAACCGGCAAGGAGTTCTGAACGACGAACGACCGAAGTTGTGAGACGTAGTCGGATTCGCCGCGGCCAAAGACGCTGAGCGTGACCTGCGCCTTGTTCTGGCGTGCGCGCAACAGCGCCTGCGCGGCGGCCATCACTCCGCTGTATTCGTCCAGCCGGCCGACGATCAACAGTCGTTTGACCGGCGCGGACGGCGGCCGGATCTCACCGACGAAATGTTGCACGGGGACGCCCGGGTAAATGATTTCGCCGTGGCTCACACGAAAGCCGCTTTCTTCAGTGGTCTGTTTGAGGGCGCGGCTGCAGAAATAAAGGCGGTCAAAACGAAACGCTGAAACGGAGTTGGGCGGGACGTTGGCGACCGCCGCCGGCGGACCATAGACTTCCGGAATTCGGTCGAGGCCTCTCATCATCCGGGTCGGCGCGGTTTCATCGAGTCGATTTCGCCGGCCGGCCAGTTCAAGGCCGGTGCGCGCGAGATTTGTGCCCGGCGCATTCCACCAGCGCAGCCAGGGATCCTGGCGCAAATCGTCCGCGAGCCACCGGTCCGCGATGTCATACACCGTGGGCAACCGGGAATTACGGAGCGAGAAGATCAATGACTTTGACAGTCCGCGCAGACTCCAGACGTGCGCGAGATCGGGCTGAAATTCCGCGATGGCCTCCTGCAAAACCCCGTTGTTGTGTTCCTCGATCGTTTGCAGCTCACGGAAGCCGGCGACCAACGGGTGGCCGAAGGCGCCGTTCAACAGAAGGCGGCGATGGACCTCTTCGTCGCGCTGCTCTGTGTTCAAACCGTGGTTCGAGGTGGCGATCAGGGTCGAGTGTCCCCGGAGACGCAACGATTCGGTGACCGATTGGCAGCGCAGATCGTACGTCCCGGCGTGATGCGGCGGATAAAGGTTGGCAAGAACGAGGATTTTCACAAAGCCGGGGCCGGGATCAGGCGGCCACTTCCTCCTTTGCCGGCCGGATCGAATCGTTCGTGCGGATCCGGCCGCCCCCGATGACTTCCGCCAGAACGCCCTGACGACGGTTCTCCATCAACGAACGCAGGCCGGCACAGACGGCGTCCATCTTCGCGCACGGCGTGCGCGCCTCATACACGAGCAGAATGGCGTCGCCGATTTGAACGTGCCGTCCCAGCAACGCGATGAGATCGATGCCCGACGTTTCAATATTCGCGCGAACAGCGCCAGGAAGAATGGTTTCAAGACCCAGGACGGCCGCGTGTTCGGCGATTTGCTCGCGTTCGATCAGACTGATCTGTCGGCGGCGCGGCTGGCCGGTCGTGTGGCTGACACGGCCAAAGTAGCGCGGCTCGCCGGCGATTCCCTTGCCGGCCACGACCTCGATGGAATCCACCGTGCTCAATGGGGCGCCCGGCTCCGGCGGGTGCAGATGGAGAGAGGCGACACGGCCTGAGAGATCACGGGAAGCATTCAAGTTGCACGTTTTTATGCGCCCGATTCAATCGCGGCGCAAGCGCGACTTGCCAAAAGAAATTGATCAGGGGGTTCACGGCCATTTCTTTCATGCCGGCAAACGCCTGAAAACAGAAGGTGTTGGTGGATCATCGCGGCCGCTGATGTAAACGAACAGGCAAATATGCCTCCGCGCTTCCGCTACAAAAACGGAAGCACCGAGATAGGGTGGCAGCGCGAAAACTTCCAACTCGCCTTGCCGCGGGCATTCCGGCTAACCTCGCTCACTGATTTGGTAGGGTCGTCGCGGCGCGACAACCGGACGGCACAGCGCCGTGGCTACCTCACATCGTTTTTTTGCACATGATGACGTCAGCGCAGATCCGTCAGTCGTTCCTCGACTTCTTCAGGTCGAAGCAGCACACCATCGTGGCGTCTTCGAGCCTCCTGCCCGATGCGCCGAACCTCCTGTTCACCAACGCGGGCATGAACCAGTTCGTGCCCATTTTCCTCGGCCAGGCCAGGTGCCCCTACACGCCCGGCCGCGCAGCCGACACGCAGAAGTGCATTCGCGCCGGCGGAAAGCACAACGACCTCGACGACGTCGGGCTCGACACCTATCACCACACATTCTTCGAGATGCTGGGCAACTGGTCCTTCGGGGATTACTTCAAGAAGGAAACCATCGAGTGGGCGTGGGAACTCGTCGTTGGTATCTGGAAATTCCCGCCAACGCGACTTTACGCCACCGTTTACAAACCGGGTAAGGGCGACCCGAGCGAATTTGATCAGGATGCTTGGAATTTTTGGGCGGAAAAATTTTGCAGCGTCGGACTCGACCCCGCCGTCCATGTCGTCAACGGCAACAAGAAAGACAATTTTTGGATGATGGGCGAAACAGGTCCGTGCGGCCCGTGCTCCGAATTGCACGTGGACCTTACGCCCGCAGGTGACACCAAAGGCGCGCTGGTCAACAAGGGCGACGCCCGTTGCATCGAAATCTGGAACCTGGTCTTCATCCAATTCAACGCCCAGCCTGTAGCGGCGGTCTGTGACCGCCGTGGGGATAGTGAAGGGGATCGGCGGTCACAGACCGCCGCTACAATCGAATTCGTACCGCTCGCACAACAACACGTGGACACCGGCATGGGTTTCGAACGCGTGACCTCGATTATCCAGGGAACAAAGGGATTCTCGGATTT
Coding sequences within:
- a CDS encoding pyridoxamine 5'-phosphate oxidase family protein, which produces MSIADLRREYNAGSLQKADLDPDPLRQFDQWFRQAAGVAGGGRWRAFGIGLYRAFQALLGHAPADPNAMALATSDKDGCPSVRMVLLKGVDQRGFIFFTNYESRKGSELTANPRAAL
- a CDS encoding 3-isopropylmalate dehydratase, with protein sequence MQSVFTGPVYVVRDNIDTDQIIPAQYLTLVPTIPDEYEKLGSFALSGLPDSLYPARFVKEGRLDSEYPIVVGGKNFGCGSSREHAPIALGSAGCRIVLAESFARIFFRNSVATGELYPCECVDRLCDLLKTGDTVTVDLDRCTVTAKTTGKSYSFKPLGDVRPVVDAGGLFNYARKSGMIPAAK
- a CDS encoding glycosyltransferase family 4 protein: MKILVLANLYPPHHAGTYDLRCQSVTESLRLRGHSTLIATSNHGLNTEQRDEEVHRRLLLNGAFGHPLVAGFRELQTIEEHNNGVLQEAIAEFQPDLAHVWSLRGLSKSLIFSLRNSRLPTVYDIADRWLADDLRQDPWLRWWNAPGTNLARTGLELAGRRNRLDETAPTRMMRGLDRIPEVYGPPAAVANVPPNSVSAFRFDRLYFCSRALKQTTEESGFRVSHGEIIYPGVPVQHFVGEIRPPSAPVKRLLIVGRLDEYSGVMAAAQALLRARQNKAQVTLSVFGRGESDYVSQLRSFVVQNSLPVEFLTVSNQNRDLAAIYRQHDALLYPVEWEEPFATVPLEAMACGLPVIGAAIGGARELLRHGENALTFTPGDAEEMAARIQELQAQPALRCQMAETAQAEVLARYNETTVVDQIENYLNTSIEVWQHT
- a CDS encoding MOSC domain-containing protein, with translation MNASRDLSGRVASLHLHPPEPGAPLSTVDSIEVVAGKGIAGEPRYFGRVSHTTGQPRRRQISLIEREQIAEHAAVLGLETILPGAVRANIETSGIDLIALLGRHVQIGDAILLVYEARTPCAKMDAVCAGLRSLMENRRQGVLAEVIGGGRIRTNDSIRPAKEEVAA